From one Syngnathoides biaculeatus isolate LvHL_M chromosome 12, ASM1980259v1, whole genome shotgun sequence genomic stretch:
- the LOC133509778 gene encoding uncharacterized protein LOC133509778: protein MRRAHGTAVSTQASPGRPRPEPEPQSNDSRTEESGSGAARGGGAQRSPPRRRRRRRSSSGDSSSSSSVVTPLLSLERRGVFETRTVFHFPYRRSSSGYFSGEGDSQPGSPAPPRAVACTQTPSPSAQALLHALGRVAEEARDRGARTLHGSSAGAGDVAEAMQAVEIGQVLRRIGDDYNDYILRGAERRRAAERRNQPPLPRVPQDPAFLICVGVLFVVLVWYFGADPDGQPDRPQGIVPLKTL, encoded by the exons ATGCGCAG GGCCCATGGAACCGCAGTGAGCACACAGGCCAGCCCAGGACGCCCGCGGCCGGAGCCGGAGCCGCAGTCGAACGACAGCCGCACGGAGGAGTCGGGCTCCGGAGCAGCCCGAGGAGGGGGCGCCCAGCGCTCGcctccccgccgccgccgccgccgccggagcAGCAGCGgcgacagcagcagcagcagcagcgtcgTCACCCCCCTCCTCTCCCTGGAGCGCCGCGGCGTCTTCGAAACCAGAACCGTCTTCCACTTCCCGTACCGGCGCTCGTCCAGCGGCTACTTCTCCGGCGAGGGCGACTCGCAGCCGGGCTCGCCTGCGCCGCCGCGCGCCGTCGCCTGCACGCAGACGCCCAGCCCGTCCGCCCAGGCGCTGCTGCACGCATTGGGGCGCGTGGCCGAGGAGGCGCGTGACCGGGGAGCGCGCACGCTGCACG GAAGTTCTGCCGGAGCCGGAGACGTAGCCGAGGCCATGCAGGCCGTGGAGATCGGACAGGTGCTTCGACGCATCGGCGACGATTACAATGACTACATACTGAGG GGAGCCGAGCGCAGACGGGCGGCCGAGCGTCGCAACCAGCCGCCGCTGCCGCGCGTCCCCCAGGATCCCGCCTTCCTGATCTGCGTGGGCGTCCTGTTCGTGGTCCTCGTGTGGTACTTCGGCGCCGACCCCGACGGCCAGCCGGACCGCCCTCAGG GAATTGTGCCGCTTAAAACACTCTGA